A part of Capsicum annuum cultivar UCD-10X-F1 chromosome 6, UCD10Xv1.1, whole genome shotgun sequence genomic DNA contains:
- the LOC107873632 gene encoding myosin-6 isoform X3, which produces MAASVSLSVGSLVWVEDPDVAWIDGEVLEVNGADVKVSCTSGKTVVVKFSNLYPKDAEAPPSGVDDMTKLAYLHEPGVLHNLKTRYDINEIYTYTGNILIAVNPFRRLPHLYDNHMMAQYKGAAFGELSPHPFAVADVAYRLMIDEGVSQSILVSGESGAGKTESTKQLMRYLAYMGGRAAAEGRTVEQQVLESNPVLEAFGNAKTVRNNNSSRFGKFVEIQFDQRGRISGAAIRTYLLERSRVCQVSDPERNYHCFYMICAAPPKDIQRFKLDNPQSFHYLNQSNCHQLDGVDDSKEYLATRRAMDVVGISSEEQDAIFRVVAAILHLGNIEFTKGKEMDSSAPKDEKSQFHLRTAAELFMCDVKALEDSLCKRVIVTRGETITKWLDPEAAAISRDALAKIVYSRLFDWLVDKINNSIGQDPNSKSLIGVLDIYGFESFKTNSFEQFCINLTNEKLQQHFNQHVFKMEQEEYTKEEIDWSYIEFIDNQDILDLIEKKPGGIIALLDEACMFPRSTHETFAQKLYQTFQNHKRFSKPKLARSDFTICHYAGDVTYQTELFLDKNKDYVVAEHQALLRASKCSFASGLFPKSVEESSNKSKFSSIGSSFKQQLQSLLETLNATEPHYIRCVKPNNLLKPSIFENHNVLQQLCCGGVMEAIRISCAGYPTRRPFYEFLDRFGILSPEVLDGRYLFTLYYLIGLSTDSDFFCITHGSTDEVTACTRLLEKVGLQGYQIGKTKVFLRAGQMAELDSRRTEVLGRSASIIQRKVRSHLARRNFTWLRQLAIRIQSMCRGELARRVYESLRKEAACLKIQTDVRMHLARKGYKELCSAAISIQTGMRGMAARNEVRFRRQTKAAIIIQSHSRAFLTRLKYKKLRKAAITTQCAWRARVARGELRKLKMAARETGALQAAKNKLEKQVEELTWRLQLEKRMRADMEEAKTQENAKLQSALQEVQLQFKETKEMLVKERENAKMAAEKIPIIQEVPVVDHEMMNKLSVENEKLKALVSSLEQKIDETEKRYVEASKLSEERLRQVLDAESTIIELKTTMLRFQERNFDLESENQILQQALSSPVKQVSDHSPSLASKVQIVENGYHLKEENRANDSPGSASVKKVETPNSKLKRPPIDRQREDIGALIDCVMKDVGFSQSKPVAAFTIYKCLLHWKSFEAEKTIVFDRLVQMIGSAIENQDSNDHMAYWLSNTSTLLFLIQKSLKPDSAVGANPTRKPQPATSLFGRMTMGFRSSSSDISLAGGAVHQVEAKFPALLFQQQLTAYVEKIYGIIRDNLKKELGSLLSLCIQAPRTSKGSVLKSGRSFGKNYSIDHWRGIIECLDSLLCTLKENFMPPILVQKIFSQAFSYINVQLFNSFLLRRECCTFSNAEYVKSGLAELELWCCQAKEEYAGSSWDELKHIRQVVGFLVIHQKYRISYDDITNDLCPVLSDQQLYRICTLYWDDKYNTRSVSPDVISSMRVLMTEDSNNAESNSFLLDDNSSIPFSIDEVSNTLQVKDFADVKPATELLENPAFQFLHQ; this is translated from the exons GCTGCATCAGTTAGCTTATCGGTGGGATCACTTGTTTGGGTGGAAGATCCCGATGTAGCCTGGATAGATGGGGAAGTTTTAGAGGTCAATGGTGCAGACGTCAAGGTTTCTTGTACTTCTGGGAAAACG GTGGTTGTTAAGTTTAGTAACCTCTACCCTAAAGATGCTGAAGCTCCACCTAGTGGCGTTGATGATATGACGAAGCTGGCGTATTTGCACGAACCAGGAGTCCTGCACAATTTAAAGACCCgatatgatattaatgaaatATAT ACGTATACGGGGAATATATTAATCGCTGTCAACCCTTTCAGAAGATTACCTCACTTATATGATAACCATATGATGGCTCAATATAAAGGTGCCGCATTTGGAGAGCTGAGCCCTCACCCTTTTGCTGTTGCAGATGTAGCATACAG ACTTATGATTGACGAAGGAGTAAGTCAATCAATATTGGTTAGCGGGGAGAGTGGGGCTGGTAAAACAGAAAGCACGAAGCAACTAATGCGCTATCTTGCTTACATGGGAGGGAGAGCTGCAGCTGAGGGTAGAACAGTTGAACAGCAAGTCCTGGAG TCAAATCCTGTTCTGGAAGCATTTGGTAATGCGAAGACCGTCAGAAACAATAACTCAAG TCGATTCGGCAAGTTTGTGGAGATCCAGTTTGACCAGAGAGGAAGGATTTCAGGAGCTGCTATCAGAACATATTTACTGGAAAGATCTCGCGTTTGCCAAGTTTCTGATCCTGAGAGAAATTATCACTGTTTCTACATGATTTGTGCTGCCCCACCGAAG GATATTCAAAGGTTCAAGTTGGATAACCCTCAGTCATTTCATTATCTGAATCAATCAAATTGCCATCAGTTAGATGGGGTTGATGATTCAAAAGAATACCTAGCTACGAGAAGGGCGATGGATGTTGTCGGAATAAGTTCAGAAGAGCAG GATGCAATATTTCGAGTAGTGGCTGCAATTCTCCATCTTGGAAACATTGAATTTACAAAGGGGAAGGAGATGGACTCCTCAGCTCCCAAAGACGAAAAATCGCAGTTTCATCTAAGAACTGCGGCTGAGCTGTTCAT GTGTGACGTGAAGGCTCTTGAGGATTCACTTTGCAAACGTGTTATTGTAACTCGTGGTGAAACCATCACTAAATGGCTGGATCCAGAAGCGGCAGCTATCAGTAGAGATGCTTTGGCAAAAATAGTATACTCAAGATTGTTTGATTG GTTGGTGGATAAGATTAATAATTCAATAGGTCAAGATCCAAATTCGAAATCTTTGATTGGTGTGCTGGATATATATGGATTTGAGAGTTTCAAGACTAACAG TTTTGAACAATTCTGTATCAATTTGACAAATGAGAAACTTCAGCAGCACTTCAATCAG CATGTTTTCAAAATGGAACAAGAAGAGTATACAAAAGAAGAAATTGACTGGAGCTACATCGAGTTCATCGATAATCAAGATATTCTGGATCTAATAGAAAAG AAACCAGGAGGTATTATAGCACTCCTCGATGAAGCTTG TATGTTTCCAAGATCAACTCACGAAACATTTGCGCAGAAGCTCTATCAGACTTTCCAAAACCATAAACGATTCAGCAAGCCCAAGTTGGCTCGTTCTGACTTCACTATTTGCCATTATGCTGGTGAT GTCACATATCAAACAGAATTGTTTCTGGATAAAAACAAAGACTACGTTGTTGCTGAACACCAGGCACTCCTGAGAGCTTCAAAGTGTTCTTTTGCATCTGGTTTGTTTCCAAAATCAGTGGAAGAATCCTCAAACAAGTCGAAGTTCTCTTCTATTGGCTCTAGCTTCAAG CAACAACTGCAGTCTTTGCTTGAAACTCTGAATGCAACTGAACCCCATTATATTCGATGTGTGAAGCCAAATAATCTGCTAAAGCCCTCTATCTTCGAGAATCACAATGTTCTGCAACAGCTGTGTTGTGGG GGAGTGATGGAAGCAATAAGAATAAGCTGTGCTGGATATCCTACTCGGAGACCCTTTTATGAATTTTTGGATCGCTTTGGCATCCTTTCGCCTGAAGTTTTAGACGGAAGGTACCTATTTACCTTGTACTATTTGATCGGATTGTCAACGGATTCTGATTTTTTCTGTATAACTCATGGCAGTACGGATGAGGTCACTGCATGCACACGCCTTTTGGAGAAAGTTGGCCTTCAAGGATATCAG ATTGGTAAAACAAAAGTGTTTCTAAGGGCTGGTCAGATGGCGGAGCTAGACAGTCGCAGGACAGAGGTGTTAGGGAGATCAGCGAGCATCATTCAGAGGAAAGTTCGTTCTCACCTGGCTCGAAGAAACTTTACGTGGTTACGCCAGTTGGCAATAAGGATACAATCGATGTGCAGAG GAGAACTTGCTCGGCGTGTATACGAGAGCCTTCGGAAAGAAGCGGCTTGTCTGAAGATCCAGACAGACGTTCGCATGCATCTCGCTAGGAAGGGTTACAAAGAATTGTGTTCTGCTGCCATTTCAATTCAGACAGGAATGCGTGGGATGGCTGCACGTAATGAAGTACGATTCAGGAGGCAGACAAAAGCTGCGATTATCATTCAG AGTCATTCTCGCGCATTCTTGACCCGGTTGAAATACAAGAAACTCAGGAAAGCTGCTATTACCACTCAATGTGCTTGGCGGGCTAGAGTCGCTCGTGGGGAACTACGGAAACTTAAGATG GCTGCACGCGAAACTGGGGCACTCCAAGCTGCAAAGAATAAATTAGAGAAGCAAGTTGAAGAATTAACTTGGAGACTACAGCTGGAGAAACGCATGAGG GCCGACATGGAAGAAGCAAAAACACAAGAAAATGCGAAACTGCAATCAGCTTTGCAAGAAGTCCAACTTCAGTTCAAGGAAACAAAAGAAATGCTCGTCAAAGAACGCGAAAATGCAAAAATGGCGGCAGAGAAAATTCCTATTATTCAGGAAGTTCCTGTCGTTGATCATGAAATGATGAACAAACTTAGTGttgaaaatgagaaattaaag gCTTTGGTTAGCTCTCTAGAACAGAAGATTGACGAGACAGAAAAAAGATACGTAGAGGCCAGCAAACTTAGCGAGGAGAGGTTGAGGCAGGTGCTGGATGCGGAATCTACAATTATCGAGTTGAAGACTACTATGCTAAG GTTTCAGGAAAGGAATTTTGATTTGGAATCGGAGAACCAGATTCTTCAGCAAGCCTTGTCTAGCCCTGTCAAGCAGGTTTCAGATCATTCACCTAGTCTGGCTTCGAAG GTGCAGATAGTAGAAAACGGCTACCAtctcaaagaagaaaatagaGCCAAT GATTCACCAGGTTCAGCATCGGTCAAAAAAGTTGAAACTCCTAATAGCAAATTAAAGAGACCTCCTATTGACCGACAACGT GAAGACATCGGTGCACTCATCGACTGTGTGATGAAGGATGTTGGATTCAGTCAAAGCAAACCCGTTGCAGCTTTTACCATCTACAAATGCCTTCTTCATTGGAAATCTTTTGAAGCAGAAAAGACTATCGTGTTTGATCGTTTAGTGCAGATGATTGGTTCTGCCATTGAG AATCAAGATAGCAATGACCACATGGCATACTGGCTGTCGAACACCTCGACATTgttatttttaatccaaaaaagcCTGAAGCCAGACAGTGCAGTTGGTGCAAATCCTACTCGTAAACCACAGCCTGCAACATCCCTATTTGGGAGAATGACAATG GGATTTCGCTCGTCCTCTTCTGACATCAGTCTTGCAGGAGGTGCGGTGCACCAGGTTGAAGCAAAATTCCCAGCTCTGCTTTTCCAACAACAGCTGACAGCATATGTTGAGAAAATTTATGGAATTATTCGCGATAACTTGAAGAAGGAGTTaggatcacttctttccttatgCATCCAG GCACCAAGGACCTCCAAAGGAAGTGTGCTAAAGTCTGGTCGATCTTTCGGCAAAAATTATTCAATAGATCACTGGCGAGGGATAATTGAATGCCTCGATTCTCTTCTCTGTACATTGAAAGAAAATTTC ATGCCTCCAATTCTTGTTCAGAAGATATTTAGTCAAGCCTTTTCATACATTAATGTACAGCTCTTTAACAG TTTTCTTCTTCGCCGGGAGTGTTGTACGTTCAGTAATGCAGAATATGTTAAATCTGGCTTAGCTGAGCTAGAGCTGTGGTGCTGCCAAGCAAAGGAAGAG TACGCTGGCTCGTCCTGGGATGAACTCAAACATATACGACAAGTTGTTGGATTCTTG
- the LOC107873632 gene encoding myosin-6 isoform X5, whose translation MAASVSLSVGSLVWVEDPDVAWIDGEVLEVNGADVKVSCTSGKTVVVKFSNLYPKDAEAPPSGVDDMTKLAYLHEPGVLHNLKTRYDINEIYTYTGNILIAVNPFRRLPHLYDNHMMAQYKGAAFGELSPHPFAVADVAYRLMIDEGVSQSILVSGESGAGKTESTKQLMRYLAYMGGRAAAEGRTVEQQVLESNPVLEAFGNAKTVRNNNSSRFGKFVEIQFDQRGRISGAAIRTYLLERSRVCQVSDPERNYHCFYMICAAPPKDIQRFKLDNPQSFHYLNQSNCHQLDGVDDSKEYLATRRAMDVVGISSEEQDAIFRVVAAILHLGNIEFTKGKEMDSSAPKDEKSQFHLRTAAELFMCDVKALEDSLCKRVIVTRGETITKWLDPEAAAISRDALAKIVYSRLFDWLVDKINNSIGQDPNSKSLIGVLDIYGFESFKTNSFEQFCINLTNEKLQQHFNQHVFKMEQEEYTKEEIDWSYIEFIDNQDILDLIEKKPGGIIALLDEACMFPRSTHETFAQKLYQTFQNHKRFSKPKLARSDFTICHYAGDVTYQTELFLDKNKDYVVAEHQALLRASKCSFASGLFPKSVEESSNKSKFSSIGSSFKQQLQSLLETLNATEPHYIRCVKPNNLLKPSIFENHNVLQQLCCGGVMEAIRISCAGYPTRRPFYEFLDRFGILSPEVLDGSTDEVTACTRLLEKVGLQGYQIGKTKVFLRAGQMAELDSRRTEVLGRSASIIQRKVRSHLARRNFTWLRQLAIRIQSMCRGELARRVYESLRKEAACLKIQTDVRMHLARKGYKELCSAAISIQTGMRGMAARNEVRFRRQTKAAIIIQSHSRAFLTRLKYKKLRKAAITTQCAWRARVARGELRKLKMAARETGALQAAKNKLEKQVEELTWRLQLEKRMRADMEEAKTQENAKLQSALQEVQLQFKETKEMLVKERENAKMAAEKIPIIQEVPVVDHEMMNKLSVENEKLKALVSSLEQKIDETEKRYVEASKLSEERLRQVLDAESTIIELKTTMLRFQERNFDLESENQILQQALSSPVKQVSDHSPSLASKIVENGYHLKEENRANDSPGSASVKKVETPNSKLKRPPIDRQREDIGALIDCVMKDVGFSQSKPVAAFTIYKCLLHWKSFEAEKTIVFDRLVQMIGSAIENQDSNDHMAYWLSNTSTLLFLIQKSLKPDSAVGANPTRKPQPATSLFGRMTMGFRSSSSDISLAGGAVHQVEAKFPALLFQQQLTAYVEKIYGIIRDNLKKELGSLLSLCIQAPRTSKGSVLKSGRSFGKNYSIDHWRGIIECLDSLLCTLKENFMPPILVQKIFSQAFSYINVQLFNSFLLRRECCTFSNAEYVKSGLAELELWCCQAKEEYAGSSWDELKHIRQVVGFLVIHQKYRISYDDITNDLCPVLSDQQLYRICTLYWDDKYNTRSVSPDVISSMRVLMTEDSNNAESNSFLLDDNSSIPFSIDEVSNTLQVKDFADVKPATELLENPAFQFLHQ comes from the exons GCTGCATCAGTTAGCTTATCGGTGGGATCACTTGTTTGGGTGGAAGATCCCGATGTAGCCTGGATAGATGGGGAAGTTTTAGAGGTCAATGGTGCAGACGTCAAGGTTTCTTGTACTTCTGGGAAAACG GTGGTTGTTAAGTTTAGTAACCTCTACCCTAAAGATGCTGAAGCTCCACCTAGTGGCGTTGATGATATGACGAAGCTGGCGTATTTGCACGAACCAGGAGTCCTGCACAATTTAAAGACCCgatatgatattaatgaaatATAT ACGTATACGGGGAATATATTAATCGCTGTCAACCCTTTCAGAAGATTACCTCACTTATATGATAACCATATGATGGCTCAATATAAAGGTGCCGCATTTGGAGAGCTGAGCCCTCACCCTTTTGCTGTTGCAGATGTAGCATACAG ACTTATGATTGACGAAGGAGTAAGTCAATCAATATTGGTTAGCGGGGAGAGTGGGGCTGGTAAAACAGAAAGCACGAAGCAACTAATGCGCTATCTTGCTTACATGGGAGGGAGAGCTGCAGCTGAGGGTAGAACAGTTGAACAGCAAGTCCTGGAG TCAAATCCTGTTCTGGAAGCATTTGGTAATGCGAAGACCGTCAGAAACAATAACTCAAG TCGATTCGGCAAGTTTGTGGAGATCCAGTTTGACCAGAGAGGAAGGATTTCAGGAGCTGCTATCAGAACATATTTACTGGAAAGATCTCGCGTTTGCCAAGTTTCTGATCCTGAGAGAAATTATCACTGTTTCTACATGATTTGTGCTGCCCCACCGAAG GATATTCAAAGGTTCAAGTTGGATAACCCTCAGTCATTTCATTATCTGAATCAATCAAATTGCCATCAGTTAGATGGGGTTGATGATTCAAAAGAATACCTAGCTACGAGAAGGGCGATGGATGTTGTCGGAATAAGTTCAGAAGAGCAG GATGCAATATTTCGAGTAGTGGCTGCAATTCTCCATCTTGGAAACATTGAATTTACAAAGGGGAAGGAGATGGACTCCTCAGCTCCCAAAGACGAAAAATCGCAGTTTCATCTAAGAACTGCGGCTGAGCTGTTCAT GTGTGACGTGAAGGCTCTTGAGGATTCACTTTGCAAACGTGTTATTGTAACTCGTGGTGAAACCATCACTAAATGGCTGGATCCAGAAGCGGCAGCTATCAGTAGAGATGCTTTGGCAAAAATAGTATACTCAAGATTGTTTGATTG GTTGGTGGATAAGATTAATAATTCAATAGGTCAAGATCCAAATTCGAAATCTTTGATTGGTGTGCTGGATATATATGGATTTGAGAGTTTCAAGACTAACAG TTTTGAACAATTCTGTATCAATTTGACAAATGAGAAACTTCAGCAGCACTTCAATCAG CATGTTTTCAAAATGGAACAAGAAGAGTATACAAAAGAAGAAATTGACTGGAGCTACATCGAGTTCATCGATAATCAAGATATTCTGGATCTAATAGAAAAG AAACCAGGAGGTATTATAGCACTCCTCGATGAAGCTTG TATGTTTCCAAGATCAACTCACGAAACATTTGCGCAGAAGCTCTATCAGACTTTCCAAAACCATAAACGATTCAGCAAGCCCAAGTTGGCTCGTTCTGACTTCACTATTTGCCATTATGCTGGTGAT GTCACATATCAAACAGAATTGTTTCTGGATAAAAACAAAGACTACGTTGTTGCTGAACACCAGGCACTCCTGAGAGCTTCAAAGTGTTCTTTTGCATCTGGTTTGTTTCCAAAATCAGTGGAAGAATCCTCAAACAAGTCGAAGTTCTCTTCTATTGGCTCTAGCTTCAAG CAACAACTGCAGTCTTTGCTTGAAACTCTGAATGCAACTGAACCCCATTATATTCGATGTGTGAAGCCAAATAATCTGCTAAAGCCCTCTATCTTCGAGAATCACAATGTTCTGCAACAGCTGTGTTGTGGG GGAGTGATGGAAGCAATAAGAATAAGCTGTGCTGGATATCCTACTCGGAGACCCTTTTATGAATTTTTGGATCGCTTTGGCATCCTTTCGCCTGAAGTTTTAGACGGAAG TACGGATGAGGTCACTGCATGCACACGCCTTTTGGAGAAAGTTGGCCTTCAAGGATATCAG ATTGGTAAAACAAAAGTGTTTCTAAGGGCTGGTCAGATGGCGGAGCTAGACAGTCGCAGGACAGAGGTGTTAGGGAGATCAGCGAGCATCATTCAGAGGAAAGTTCGTTCTCACCTGGCTCGAAGAAACTTTACGTGGTTACGCCAGTTGGCAATAAGGATACAATCGATGTGCAGAG GAGAACTTGCTCGGCGTGTATACGAGAGCCTTCGGAAAGAAGCGGCTTGTCTGAAGATCCAGACAGACGTTCGCATGCATCTCGCTAGGAAGGGTTACAAAGAATTGTGTTCTGCTGCCATTTCAATTCAGACAGGAATGCGTGGGATGGCTGCACGTAATGAAGTACGATTCAGGAGGCAGACAAAAGCTGCGATTATCATTCAG AGTCATTCTCGCGCATTCTTGACCCGGTTGAAATACAAGAAACTCAGGAAAGCTGCTATTACCACTCAATGTGCTTGGCGGGCTAGAGTCGCTCGTGGGGAACTACGGAAACTTAAGATG GCTGCACGCGAAACTGGGGCACTCCAAGCTGCAAAGAATAAATTAGAGAAGCAAGTTGAAGAATTAACTTGGAGACTACAGCTGGAGAAACGCATGAGG GCCGACATGGAAGAAGCAAAAACACAAGAAAATGCGAAACTGCAATCAGCTTTGCAAGAAGTCCAACTTCAGTTCAAGGAAACAAAAGAAATGCTCGTCAAAGAACGCGAAAATGCAAAAATGGCGGCAGAGAAAATTCCTATTATTCAGGAAGTTCCTGTCGTTGATCATGAAATGATGAACAAACTTAGTGttgaaaatgagaaattaaag gCTTTGGTTAGCTCTCTAGAACAGAAGATTGACGAGACAGAAAAAAGATACGTAGAGGCCAGCAAACTTAGCGAGGAGAGGTTGAGGCAGGTGCTGGATGCGGAATCTACAATTATCGAGTTGAAGACTACTATGCTAAG GTTTCAGGAAAGGAATTTTGATTTGGAATCGGAGAACCAGATTCTTCAGCAAGCCTTGTCTAGCCCTGTCAAGCAGGTTTCAGATCATTCACCTAGTCTGGCTTCGAAG ATAGTAGAAAACGGCTACCAtctcaaagaagaaaatagaGCCAAT GATTCACCAGGTTCAGCATCGGTCAAAAAAGTTGAAACTCCTAATAGCAAATTAAAGAGACCTCCTATTGACCGACAACGT GAAGACATCGGTGCACTCATCGACTGTGTGATGAAGGATGTTGGATTCAGTCAAAGCAAACCCGTTGCAGCTTTTACCATCTACAAATGCCTTCTTCATTGGAAATCTTTTGAAGCAGAAAAGACTATCGTGTTTGATCGTTTAGTGCAGATGATTGGTTCTGCCATTGAG AATCAAGATAGCAATGACCACATGGCATACTGGCTGTCGAACACCTCGACATTgttatttttaatccaaaaaagcCTGAAGCCAGACAGTGCAGTTGGTGCAAATCCTACTCGTAAACCACAGCCTGCAACATCCCTATTTGGGAGAATGACAATG GGATTTCGCTCGTCCTCTTCTGACATCAGTCTTGCAGGAGGTGCGGTGCACCAGGTTGAAGCAAAATTCCCAGCTCTGCTTTTCCAACAACAGCTGACAGCATATGTTGAGAAAATTTATGGAATTATTCGCGATAACTTGAAGAAGGAGTTaggatcacttctttccttatgCATCCAG GCACCAAGGACCTCCAAAGGAAGTGTGCTAAAGTCTGGTCGATCTTTCGGCAAAAATTATTCAATAGATCACTGGCGAGGGATAATTGAATGCCTCGATTCTCTTCTCTGTACATTGAAAGAAAATTTC ATGCCTCCAATTCTTGTTCAGAAGATATTTAGTCAAGCCTTTTCATACATTAATGTACAGCTCTTTAACAG TTTTCTTCTTCGCCGGGAGTGTTGTACGTTCAGTAATGCAGAATATGTTAAATCTGGCTTAGCTGAGCTAGAGCTGTGGTGCTGCCAAGCAAAGGAAGAG TACGCTGGCTCGTCCTGGGATGAACTCAAACATATACGACAAGTTGTTGGATTCTTG